The DNA window CCAGCACGACGTCGTCCACCTGGTTCGCGGTCAGGCCGGCGTCCGCCAGCACCTGTTCGGTGATGGCGATGGTGCGCTCGACCAGCGGCCGGGTCAGCTCCTCGAAGACCTCGCGGGTGAGCTCTACGCGCAGCTCGCGCCGCGGGTCGCGCGTGAACTCAGGAAGCTCCACCATGTACTCCGTCTGCACCGAGAGCGAACACTTTGCGTGCTCCGCTGCTTCGCGCAGGCGGGCGATCTGCTGTGGCTGCGGGTCGAGCTCGATGGCTTCGATGCGCTGAAACTCGCCCAAGATCCACGAGGCGACGACGTCATCGAAGTCCGAGCCACCGACAAAACAGTCGCCACCGGTAGCAACGACCTCGAGATGCCCGTCGGTCACGTCGACGATGGAGATGTCGAACGTGCCGCCGCCGAAGTCCCAGACCGCAATGCGGGCCTGTGATTTCTGTTTGTGCCCGTAGGCGATGGCCGCGGCCGTCGGCTCGTTCAGCACGCGCAAGACCGTCAAGTTGGCCTTTTTTGCCGCACGCCGCACGGCATCGCGCTGCACCTCGCTGAAGTACGCGGGCACCGTGATGACGGCAGCCTCGACCGGAACCCCCAGGTGCTCTTCGGCGGTCGAGCGCACCTCCTCGAGGATCTGGCTCGCGATGTCGTCCATGCTGATCACGCTGTCGCCAACCCGGACCCCGAAGCGCTGCCCTTCGGCTTCGGCCAATGGATAGGCGAAATGCTGCTGTGCCTCGGCGGCGGTGTCGGCGCGGTAGGTGCGCCCGAGCAGGCGTTTGGATCCGTACACGGTCTGGAGCGGGAATAGGATCTGTCGATCCGCCGCCCGCTGGCCGACGTGGCACTTCCCGTCGTCGCTGAAGGTGATCATGGAGGGCACCGTGCTCTTGCCAGTGCGCCCGGGGATCACCACGGGACGCCCGTCGACCACGTGCGACACACACGTGTTCGTGGTCCCGAGATCGATACCGATGATCATGCCGGTGCGACGCACCCGGAGCGGCTCGATCTGCGGCGCCGTTTCGTCGTCGAGCTCCTCGTCCGCTTCGTCCGCGGCAGCCTCGACGATCGGAGCCGGCGCGCGCTTCGCGTCCGTGGGCGCCAAGCCCGTCGGCAGCGGCGGCGCACCGACCACACCGCCCGGCAGCTGCGGCGGTCGTCGTTCGTGGGACGCAGCGTCCGCCGAGGCGAGTACGGCAACGACATTCGGGTCGACGCCCAGTGCAAGGAACGCGATGCCCATGCCTCGCTGGGTGTCAGCCCAGACCACCCGCGCGAGCCCGACGCACAATCGTTGACCCGCGTCGTCGAGCGCCTCGAACCGGATCTCCTCCCCGACCCGCGGCAGAGCGTCCGTTGCTACACGAGCGCCGGTGGCGCTGACGTCTCGCAGGCGGTCGACCTGAAAGGTGTCGCTGCCGAGGTTTGCCCACAAGATACGGGCGGACGACTCGAGCCGGAGGGACTGGCGACGGTCTTCGGTCAAAGCTGGCGGCGCTCCAAGCGACCCAAACTAGCGCAATCGCCCCGGACGTAGCCACCCCCCTTGGTGAAAAGGGCGCAAGGACGCGAGGATTGAGAGTCAGCGATTCGACACGGCAGCTTCGATCGCCGCGACCAGGTCATTCGCGGCATACGGTTTGTGCAGGAAAGCCGCGGCTCCGCTGCCCAACTCGACGGACAGGTCTTCTTCGAAGTAACCACTGCACAAAATCACCCGCACGCCGGGATACTCGGCCACCAGGCGCTCGAACACCTCCCCGCCACCCATGTCAGCCATCGTCATGTCGAGCAGCACGACGTCGATGTTTGGTCGCAGCTCCGCGTACAGGCGCAGCGCCTCGCTCCCGCCGTCGGCGGGGATGGCCCGATAACCAAACGCCTCCAGCAAGCGGCAGGTGACCTCGCGGACGATCGTTTCATCATCCACTACGAGCACCGTCGCGCCTCCCGTCGGTTGCACGTTCGAGCGCGCGGTCGTCGAAACCGCCACGGCTGCCGATGACGCCGGAAAAAAGACGCTGAAGGTCGTGCCCGCGCCCACTTCGGACTCGACCTGAATGGCCCCACCGTGCCGACGGACGATACCGAGCGTCGCCGCGAGGCCCAGTCCTCGACCCTTGGTCTTGGTCGTGAAGAAAGGATCGAACACCCGGGAAAGGGTCGGGGCATCCATGCCGTGACCGGTGTCGCTCACCTCGACGAACACGTACTGCCCACCCGGAAGCTCATCGTTCACGTAGGTCTCGGAGAGCTGGGCCTGCGCGAGCTCGCGCACCCCGGTCTTGACGGACACGACCCCGGGGCGCTCGCCCAGGGCATCGGATGCGTTCAAGATCAAGTTCATCACAATCTGCTGAAGCTGCGCCGCATCGCCCTCGATGAGCGGAATCGAGTCATCCAGGTCCGAGATGAGCTCAGCGCGTTTGGATACGACGGTTCCGAGTAATCCCGCCATCTCCCGCACCACCTCTGAGAGCGCGAGCGCTCGAGCCTCGACGTGGCCACGACCGGAGTAGGTCAGCATCTGCCCGGTGATGTCGGCGGCACGACGGGCCGCAACTTCGATCGCCGCGAGAGCCTCGGCAGCCTCGGAGCCCGGCGGGATGTGGCGTGACGCGAGGGTGGTATTGCCCAGGATCGCCGCCAGCAGGTTGTTGAAGTCGTGCGCGACCCCACCAGCGAGGAGTCCCAAGCTCTCGAGCTTCTGGGTGTGACGCATTTGCTCGACGAGCGCGTGGTAGCGAGCCTCCGCCCGCCGGCGTTGTGAGATGTCCCGAGCAGTGAAGAGAGTGGCGGGTTGGCCACGCCAAACGTAGGGCACGGCCGAGAGCTCGACGTCGACCTCGCCGCCGTCCAACCGGCGGACCTTCGCCTCCACGGCCGTTAACAGCTCACCGGCGTGCCGCCGGCGTGTGTATTCGACCAGCGCATCGATGCGGTGCGTCCCGACGATCTCCTCGACCGGCTTTCCGAGCAGCGCCGCCGAAGTCTCGGCGCCGAGCAGCCGAACTCCAGCCCGGTTGATGAACACCAGCTTCTGCTCCTGCACCGTCGCCATGGGATCGGGCGAACCCTCGACCAACTCGCGATACCGCGCCTCGCTCTCCCGCAGGGCCTCTTCCGCCCGCCGACGCGAGGTGATGTCGAGGAATGTGACGATGGCGCCCGTCACCTCACCGCTCTTTGGGTCTTTCACCGGCACGGCTCGAAAGAGCGCCCAAGCGATGTCGCCGGCCGGCCGCCGAACCCCGATGATGCGTGGCGGTTGCGCCTCGCCGGTGGCAAGCGCTCGCGTCACGGGGTAGTCCTCGAGCGGGCATGGCACCCCGTCCTCATCCACGGTCTCGGTGACGAAATCCACCGTGTAGCGTTGTGTCAGCTTGTCCAGGCTGAGTCCGAGCACGCGACACGCGTCAGCGTTGGCCGTGGCGATCGAACCGTCGCTGCGAACGTGCACCACGCCACCGGGCAGCGCCTCGACGATTCGGCGATTCAGCTCGAGACTGAGCTGCAGTGCGTCGTGATTGGCGGTTGTCGCGGTAGCGTCGACCGAGACGCCGCGCAGAGCATCACCGTCCAGCATCGCCGAAAGGAGCAGGTGGCGGGGCTTTCCGTCGCGCGCCTGCAACGTCACCGGGAAGGCGCTGATGGCTCCGTGCTCGTCGACGCGCCGCCAGAGCTCGTCGCGCTCCGCCGGGTCTCGGTAGAAGTCTCGAATGTTCGAGCCCACCATCGACGCCGCATCAGGGAAACCTGCGACGCGTGCGATGGTCGAATTCACGTACTGCATCGTTCCGTCGCGAGCCACCACGAACACGCCGAGCGGACCGTCCTCCAGCATCTCGAGGAAGCGCGGGTCGACTTCACCGAGAACAGTCGTCACACTCATGGGATGCCGCCGAAGCGTAGGCATACGTTTGTCCTCCCGCCACGAGGAATTTAGGTTCGGTGGAGTGTCAGGCCGGGCGGCGAGAATGCCGCGGCTCGCGCCGGCTCGCTCAGTAAGCGATGCGGGACGCATCGAGCGACGTCAGAGCGAAGGTGGTGACGGCTTCGGCGGGGGCTGCGAATGCCGCTGCGCGTTTCGGAAGAAGGGGTCTCGCATGCCTAGTGACCTGCTCGCGCCGCGCAACGGCGGCGGCTTCGCCGACCCGAGCGCAGGCCCCCGTTCACGCTCGCGCATGCCTGAACAAGGGTAGTGCTGGATCCGCGGTGCGCCCAGCGCGATGAGCCATACGTGCAGTGTCCGACCGACAAAACTCGACGATTGTTTGGGCGAAAGCCGCTGCTCATGGAACAGATTCGGGAGTGTCGCGTCTCTCCGTCATTGCTGCGCTGGTCCTGACTCTGGGGTCGGGCTGCGCGCGGGAGCCCGCACCGCAGGCACCCCTCCGTTATCGCGGCGCCGAGCTCGGCTACGGAGCCTGGGCACCCCCCGGGCTGGTCGAACCTCCGGATCAGCCGCGAGTTGCAGCGCTCGGCTACGGCGCTCCGACCTTGCCCAGCGCGCCGGATCCAACGGGGAGCGCGCCACGACGCGTCGAGCCGGTCTCACGACCCGATGTGCCAGTGTTCTCGGGCAGCGAGATCCCGAGCGCAGACGCGTGCATCGCCGAGCTCGCTCGGAGTGGGGTGACGTTCGCTCGCGTGAGCGAAAAGCGCGGAGTGGACACGCCGGTGGAGGTCACGAGCAAGATCGGCGGCGTTCGTTA is part of the Myxococcales bacterium genome and encodes:
- a CDS encoding Hsp70 family protein, with amino-acid sequence MTEDRRQSLRLESSARILWANLGSDTFQVDRLRDVSATGARVATDALPRVGEEIRFEALDDAGQRLCVGLARVVWADTQRGMGIAFLALGVDPNVVAVLASADAASHERRPPQLPGGVVGAPPLPTGLAPTDAKRAPAPIVEAAADEADEELDDETAPQIEPLRVRRTGMIIGIDLGTTNTCVSHVVDGRPVVIPGRTGKSTVPSMITFSDDGKCHVGQRAADRQILFPLQTVYGSKRLLGRTYRADTAAEAQQHFAYPLAEAEGQRFGVRVGDSVISMDDIASQILEEVRSTAEEHLGVPVEAAVITVPAYFSEVQRDAVRRAAKKANLTVLRVLNEPTAAAIAYGHKQKSQARIAVWDFGGGTFDISIVDVTDGHLEVVATGGDCFVGGSDFDDVVASWILGEFQRIEAIELDPQPQQIARLREAAEHAKCSLSVQTEYMVELPEFTRDPRRELRVELTREVFEELTRPLVERTIAITEQVLADAGLTANQVDDVVLVGGATRIPAVQHAVATFFRRRPSKRINPDEAVALGAALLASEIGTSDAPTLLDILPMSVGRGVTGTRFEALVPKNSRLPVECELKVAADFLGTASVPIFQGEFTDVAKNEYICSAVVEDRVLQDGGTVLFRLSFDEHCVMSIDAVNPKTGRALPVVLDRARPLQEILEQLGEYQGPAPVVWKMPESRLSKVFGKLFKLFGR
- a CDS encoding PAS domain S-box protein; this translates as MRPASLTERAGASRGILAARPDTPPNLNSSWREDKRMPTLRRHPMSVTTVLGEVDPRFLEMLEDGPLGVFVVARDGTMQYVNSTIARVAGFPDAASMVGSNIRDFYRDPAERDELWRRVDEHGAISAFPVTLQARDGKPRHLLLSAMLDGDALRGVSVDATATTANHDALQLSLELNRRIVEALPGGVVHVRSDGSIATANADACRVLGLSLDKLTQRYTVDFVTETVDEDGVPCPLEDYPVTRALATGEAQPPRIIGVRRPAGDIAWALFRAVPVKDPKSGEVTGAIVTFLDITSRRRAEEALRESEARYRELVEGSPDPMATVQEQKLVFINRAGVRLLGAETSAALLGKPVEEIVGTHRIDALVEYTRRRHAGELLTAVEAKVRRLDGGEVDVELSAVPYVWRGQPATLFTARDISQRRRAEARYHALVEQMRHTQKLESLGLLAGGVAHDFNNLLAAILGNTTLASRHIPPGSEAAEALAAIEVAARRAADITGQMLTYSGRGHVEARALALSEVVREMAGLLGTVVSKRAELISDLDDSIPLIEGDAAQLQQIVMNLILNASDALGERPGVVSVKTGVRELAQAQLSETYVNDELPGGQYVFVEVSDTGHGMDAPTLSRVFDPFFTTKTKGRGLGLAATLGIVRRHGGAIQVESEVGAGTTFSVFFPASSAAVAVSTTARSNVQPTGGATVLVVDDETIVREVTCRLLEAFGYRAIPADGGSEALRLYAELRPNIDVVLLDMTMADMGGGEVFERLVAEYPGVRVILCSGYFEEDLSVELGSGAAAFLHKPYAANDLVAAIEAAVSNR